One part of the Actinomycetes bacterium genome encodes these proteins:
- the gltB gene encoding glutamate synthase large subunit has translation MPHPFTAQPAAQGLYEPGAEHDACGVAFVATLSGIATHDIVDQALTALRNLDHRGASGAEPDSGDGAGILTQLPDAFLRAVVPFDLPDRGAYAVGTAFLPDDDAAEAEARAAVEALAGQEGLRVVGWRDVPTAPELLGGTARGVMPRFRQVVVTAAAGRVFGMALERMAFCLRKRVEREASVYFPSLSSRTIVYKGMLTTAQLEPFFTDLSDRRYVTELALVHSRFSTNTFPSWPLAHPYRLIAHNGEINTVKGNRNWMAARESQLASDVIPGDLSRLLPVCTDSASDSASFDEVLELLHLGGRSLPHAVLMMIPEAWENHTEMDPARRAFYEFHAALMEPWDGPACITFTDGSLIGAVLDRNGLRPSRYWVTEDGLVVLASEVGVLDLDPETVVRKGRLQPGRMFLVDTDRGRIVDDAEIKAELSAEAPYDEWLHAGQIRLADLPQREHVVHTHASVTRRQQTFGYTEEELRILLTPMARNGAEPIGSMGTDTPIAVLSQRPRLLFDYFSQLFAQVTNPPLDAIREELVTSLGTAIGPDQNLLTATPAHCRQVALDFPVIDNDELAKITHINRDGDLPGFATARIRGLYPVGGGGPALQSVFQDIFAEVSEAVAKGARFIILSDRDSDAEWAPIPSLLLTSAVHHHLIRERTRTQVGLVVEAGDVREVHHVALLVGYGASAVNPYLAMESVEDLARRGLVGDVEPAQAVRNLIRALGKGVLKVMSKMGISTVASYHGAQVFETVGLDQALVDRYFTGTSSVLGGVGLDVLSKEVARRHAVAYPRTGSPAVHRTLDVGGEYQWRREGELHLFNPQSVFRLQHATRARRYDVFKQYTTAVDEQAERLMTLRGLFRFKDASTTGRAPVPIEEVEPVESIVRRFSTGAMSYGSISQEAHETLAIAMNRLGGKSNTGEGGEDPDRFVPDDNGDLRRSAVKQVASGRFGVTSEYLVNADDLQIKMAQGAKPGEGGQLPGHKVYPWIARTRHSTPGVGLISPPPHHDIYSIEDLAQLIHDLKNANDRARVHVKLVAEVGVGTVAAGVSKAHADVVLISGHDGGTGASPLTSLKHAGAPWELGLAETQQTLLLNGLRDRIVVQTDGQLKTGRDVVVAALLGAEEYGFATAPLVVSGCIMMRVCHLDTRPVGIATQNPELRKKFSGRPEFVETFFVYIAEEVREILAALGFRSLDEAVGRAEVLDTASAVEHWKAHGLDLSPILHVPDLPEGTPRRRVTVQDHGLLKALDNELIARASDALELGRPVRLEVPVRNVNRTVGTMLGAEVTRRYGGRGLPADTIDITLTGSAGQSFGAFLPRGVTLRLHGDANDYLGKGLSGGRLVVRPAPRASLVAERNVIAGNVLLYGATDGEVYVRGLVGERFAVRNSGATAVVEGVGDHGCEYMTGGTVVVLGPVGRNLAAGMSGGTAYVLDLRPARLNGEMVDLEPLDPEDVDLVRTLVQRHTDATGSSVGRALLDDWAQAAGRFSKVMPRDYKNVLAVRSAALEAGFGEDSPETLDAIMEASRG, from the coding sequence GTGCCGCACCCCTTCACCGCCCAGCCTGCCGCCCAGGGCCTCTACGAACCCGGGGCCGAGCACGACGCCTGCGGCGTCGCCTTCGTGGCCACCCTCTCGGGCATCGCCACCCACGACATCGTCGACCAGGCGCTGACCGCGCTGCGCAACCTCGACCACCGCGGCGCCTCCGGTGCCGAGCCGGACTCGGGCGACGGCGCCGGCATCCTCACCCAGCTGCCCGACGCGTTCCTGCGCGCGGTCGTCCCCTTCGATCTGCCCGACCGCGGCGCCTACGCCGTCGGTACGGCGTTCCTGCCGGACGACGACGCGGCCGAGGCCGAGGCCCGGGCCGCCGTCGAGGCACTGGCCGGCCAGGAGGGTCTGCGCGTCGTCGGCTGGCGCGACGTACCGACCGCGCCGGAGCTGCTCGGCGGGACCGCCCGCGGGGTGATGCCCCGGTTCCGCCAGGTGGTCGTCACGGCGGCGGCCGGCCGGGTGTTCGGGATGGCCCTGGAGCGGATGGCCTTCTGCCTGCGCAAGCGGGTCGAGCGGGAGGCGTCGGTCTACTTCCCGTCGCTGTCCAGCCGGACGATCGTCTACAAGGGCATGCTGACGACCGCCCAGCTCGAGCCGTTCTTCACCGACCTGTCCGACCGTCGCTACGTCACCGAGCTGGCGCTGGTGCACTCGCGCTTCTCCACCAACACGTTCCCGAGCTGGCCGCTCGCCCACCCGTATCGCCTCATCGCGCACAACGGCGAGATCAACACGGTCAAGGGCAACCGCAACTGGATGGCGGCCCGCGAGAGCCAGCTCGCCAGCGACGTGATCCCCGGCGACCTGTCCCGGCTGCTGCCGGTGTGCACCGACTCGGCCAGCGACTCGGCGTCGTTCGACGAGGTGCTCGAGCTGCTGCACCTCGGCGGGCGCAGCCTGCCGCACGCGGTGCTGATGATGATCCCGGAGGCGTGGGAGAACCACACCGAGATGGATCCGGCTCGCCGGGCCTTCTACGAGTTCCACGCGGCGCTGATGGAGCCCTGGGACGGCCCGGCATGCATCACGTTCACCGACGGCAGCCTGATCGGCGCGGTGCTCGATCGCAACGGTCTGCGCCCCAGCCGCTACTGGGTGACCGAGGACGGCCTGGTGGTCCTGGCCAGCGAGGTCGGCGTGCTCGACCTCGACCCGGAGACCGTCGTGCGCAAGGGCCGGTTGCAGCCCGGCCGGATGTTCCTCGTCGACACCGACCGGGGCCGCATCGTCGACGACGCCGAGATCAAGGCCGAGCTCTCGGCCGAGGCGCCGTACGACGAGTGGCTGCACGCCGGGCAGATCCGGCTGGCCGACCTGCCTCAGCGCGAGCACGTCGTGCACACCCACGCCAGCGTCACCCGGCGGCAGCAGACCTTCGGCTACACCGAGGAGGAGCTGCGCATCCTGCTGACCCCGATGGCCCGCAACGGCGCCGAGCCGATCGGCTCGATGGGCACCGACACCCCGATCGCGGTGCTGTCCCAGCGGCCCCGGCTGCTGTTCGACTACTTCAGCCAGCTGTTCGCCCAGGTGACCAACCCGCCGCTGGACGCCATCCGCGAGGAGCTGGTGACCAGCCTCGGCACGGCCATCGGCCCGGACCAGAACCTGCTCACCGCGACCCCGGCGCACTGCCGGCAGGTCGCCCTCGACTTCCCGGTCATAGACAACGACGAGCTCGCGAAGATCACCCACATCAACCGGGACGGCGACCTGCCCGGCTTCGCGACCGCCCGGATCCGGGGGCTCTACCCGGTGGGCGGGGGCGGCCCGGCCCTGCAGTCGGTGTTCCAGGACATCTTCGCCGAGGTGTCCGAGGCGGTCGCCAAGGGTGCCCGCTTCATCATCCTCAGCGACCGCGACTCCGACGCCGAGTGGGCGCCCATCCCGTCACTGCTCCTGACCAGCGCGGTGCACCACCACCTGATCCGGGAGCGCACCCGCACCCAGGTGGGGCTGGTCGTGGAGGCGGGTGACGTGCGCGAGGTGCACCACGTGGCCCTGCTCGTCGGCTACGGCGCCTCGGCGGTCAACCCCTACCTCGCGATGGAGTCGGTCGAGGACCTCGCCCGGCGCGGGCTGGTCGGCGACGTCGAGCCCGCCCAGGCCGTGCGCAACCTGATCAGGGCGCTCGGCAAAGGCGTGCTCAAGGTGATGTCCAAGATGGGCATCTCTACGGTGGCGTCCTACCACGGCGCGCAGGTCTTCGAGACCGTCGGGCTGGACCAGGCGCTGGTCGACAGGTACTTCACTGGCACCTCCTCGGTGCTCGGCGGGGTGGGGCTCGACGTTCTCTCCAAGGAGGTCGCGCGCCGGCACGCCGTGGCCTACCCGCGCACCGGTTCGCCAGCCGTCCACCGCACCCTCGACGTCGGCGGCGAGTACCAGTGGCGCCGTGAGGGCGAGCTGCACCTGTTCAACCCGCAGAGCGTCTTCCGGCTCCAGCACGCGACACGGGCCCGCCGCTACGACGTCTTCAAGCAGTACACGACGGCCGTCGACGAGCAGGCCGAGCGGCTGATGACGCTGCGCGGCCTGTTCCGGTTCAAGGACGCGTCGACCACCGGACGGGCCCCGGTGCCGATCGAGGAGGTCGAGCCGGTCGAGTCGATCGTCAGACGTTTCTCGACCGGCGCGATGTCCTACGGCTCCATCTCGCAGGAGGCGCACGAGACCCTCGCGATCGCGATGAACCGCCTCGGCGGCAAGTCCAACACCGGCGAGGGCGGCGAGGACCCGGACCGGTTCGTGCCCGACGACAACGGCGACCTGCGGCGGTCGGCGGTCAAGCAGGTCGCGAGCGGGCGCTTCGGCGTCACCAGCGAGTACCTGGTCAACGCCGACGACCTGCAGATCAAGATGGCGCAGGGGGCGAAGCCGGGTGAGGGCGGCCAGCTCCCCGGCCACAAGGTCTACCCCTGGATCGCGCGCACCCGGCACTCGACACCCGGCGTCGGTCTCATCTCGCCGCCGCCGCACCACGACATCTACTCGATCGAGGACCTCGCCCAGCTGATCCACGACCTCAAGAACGCCAACGACCGAGCCCGGGTGCACGTCAAGCTGGTCGCGGAGGTCGGGGTCGGCACCGTCGCCGCGGGCGTCAGCAAGGCGCACGCCGACGTGGTGCTCATCTCCGGCCACGACGGCGGCACCGGCGCCTCCCCGCTGACGTCGCTCAAGCACGCCGGCGCACCGTGGGAGCTCGGCCTCGCCGAGACCCAGCAGACCCTGCTGCTCAACGGGCTGCGGGACCGGATCGTCGTGCAGACCGACGGGCAGCTCAAGACCGGCCGCGACGTCGTCGTCGCCGCGCTGCTCGGTGCGGAGGAGTACGGCTTCGCCACGGCACCGCTCGTCGTGAGCGGCTGCATCATGATGCGGGTCTGCCACCTCGACACCCGCCCGGTCGGCATCGCCACCCAGAACCCCGAGCTGCGCAAGAAGTTCAGCGGCCGGCCGGAGTTCGTCGAGACCTTCTTCGTCTACATCGCCGAGGAGGTCCGCGAGATCCTCGCGGCGCTCGGCTTCCGCAGCCTCGACGAGGCGGTCGGCCGCGCCGAGGTGCTCGACACGGCCAGCGCCGTCGAGCACTGGAAGGCGCACGGTCTCGACCTCTCGCCGATCCTGCACGTGCCCGACCTGCCCGAGGGCACCCCCCGGCGGCGGGTCACCGTGCAGGACCACGGGCTGCTCAAGGCGCTCGACAACGAGCTGATCGCGCGGGCGTCCGACGCGCTCGAGCTCGGGCGCCCGGTCCGGCTCGAGGTCCCGGTCCGCAACGTCAACCGGACCGTCGGCACGATGCTCGGCGCCGAGGTCACCCGGCGGTACGGCGGCAGGGGACTCCCCGCCGACACCATCGACATCACCCTGACCGGCTCGGCCGGTCAGTCCTTCGGTGCGTTCCTGCCCCGTGGCGTCACCCTGCGCCTGCACGGCGACGCCAACGACTACCTCGGCAAGGGGCTCTCCGGCGGCCGCCTCGTCGTGCGTCCGGCGCCGCGCGCCTCGCTGGTGGCCGAGCGCAATGTCATCGCCGGCAACGTGCTGCTCTACGGGGCGACCGACGGGGAGGTCTACGTCCGCGGCCTGGTCGGCGAGCGGTTCGCCGTCCGCAACTCGGGTGCCACCGCGGTCGTCGAAGGCGTCGGCGACCACGGGTGCGAGTACATGACCGGCGGCACGGTGGTGGTCCTCGGCCCGGTGGGCCGCAACCTGGCGGCCGGCATGTCCGGCGGGACGGCGTACGTCCTCGACCTGCGCCCGGCGCGGCTCAACGGCGAGATGGTCGACCTCGAGCCGCTGGACCCCGAGGACGTCGACCTGGTACGCACCCTCGTCCAGCGCCACACCGACGCGACCGGCTCGTCGGTCGGCCGCGCCCTGCTCGACGACTGGGCGCAGGCGGCCGGGCGCTTCAGCAAGGTGATGCCCCGCGACTACAAGAACGTCCTCGCCGTGCGGTCGGCCGCCCTCGAGGCCGGCTTCGGCGAGGACAGCCCCGAGACCCTCGACGCGATCATGGAGGCCTCCCGTGGCTGA
- a CDS encoding glutamate synthase subunit beta: MADPKGFLTTPRRELPARRPVDVRILDWREVYEQQESGQLERQAGRCMDCGIPFCHDGCPLGNLIPEWNDLVWRDEWQPAIERLHATNNFPEFTGRLCPAPCEGSCVLGINSEAVTIKQVEVSIVDRAWDEGWITPQPPERLSGRTVAVVGSGPAGLAAAQQLTRAGHTVAVLERADAVGGLLRYGIPEFKMEKRHLDRRLEQMAAEGTRFETGVEVGVEGFDAGALRDRYDAVVLAIGATAPRDLPVPGRDLGGVLQAMDYLPNANRAALDPTRDPRTSVPVSAAGKHVIIIGGGDTGADCLGTAHRQGAESVTQLEILPRPADARPDSNPWPTWPLVYRTSSAHEEGGDRVYAVSTTRLLGDEHGDVRSLELVEVTFVDGRFEPVAGSEREIPADLVLLAMGFVGPQRAGLVEQLGVDLDPRGNVARDQTFMTSVPGVFVAGDAGRGQSLIVWAIAEGRAAAAGVDAWLLAGASTLPRPIEPTSRPLAV, from the coding sequence GTGGCTGACCCGAAGGGCTTCCTCACCACGCCCCGCCGCGAGCTGCCGGCCCGCCGGCCCGTCGACGTGCGGATCCTCGACTGGCGCGAGGTGTACGAGCAGCAGGAGTCCGGCCAGCTCGAGAGGCAGGCCGGTCGGTGCATGGACTGCGGGATCCCGTTCTGCCACGACGGCTGCCCGCTGGGCAACCTGATCCCGGAGTGGAACGACCTGGTCTGGCGCGACGAGTGGCAGCCCGCGATCGAGCGGCTGCACGCGACCAACAACTTCCCGGAGTTCACCGGGCGGCTCTGCCCGGCGCCCTGCGAGGGGTCCTGCGTCCTCGGCATCAACAGCGAGGCGGTCACCATCAAGCAGGTGGAGGTGTCCATCGTCGACCGGGCGTGGGACGAGGGCTGGATCACGCCGCAGCCGCCCGAACGGCTGTCCGGCAGGACGGTCGCCGTGGTCGGCTCCGGCCCGGCCGGCCTGGCCGCCGCGCAGCAGCTCACCCGCGCCGGCCACACCGTCGCCGTCCTCGAGCGGGCCGACGCGGTCGGCGGGCTGCTGCGCTACGGCATCCCCGAGTTCAAGATGGAGAAGCGCCACCTGGACCGGCGGCTCGAGCAGATGGCCGCCGAGGGCACCCGCTTCGAGACCGGGGTCGAGGTCGGCGTCGAGGGCTTCGACGCGGGCGCGCTCCGGGACAGGTACGACGCCGTCGTGCTCGCCATCGGTGCGACCGCCCCGCGCGACCTGCCGGTGCCGGGCCGCGACCTCGGCGGCGTGCTGCAGGCCATGGACTACCTCCCGAACGCCAACCGCGCCGCCCTCGACCCGACCAGAGACCCGCGCACCTCGGTGCCGGTCTCCGCGGCCGGCAAGCACGTGATCATCATCGGCGGCGGCGACACCGGGGCGGACTGCCTCGGTACGGCACACCGGCAGGGCGCCGAGTCGGTGACCCAGCTGGAGATCCTGCCCCGGCCGGCCGACGCCCGGCCCGACAGCAACCCGTGGCCGACCTGGCCGCTCGTCTACCGGACGTCCAGCGCTCACGAGGAGGGCGGGGACCGCGTCTACGCGGTCAGCACCACGCGGCTGCTCGGTGACGAGCACGGCGACGTACGGTCCCTGGAGCTCGTCGAGGTGACCTTCGTGGACGGCCGGTTCGAGCCGGTGGCCGGCAGCGAGCGGGAGATCCCGGCCGACCTCGTGCTGCTCGCGATGGGCTTCGTCGGCCCGCAGCGAGCCGGGCTGGTCGAGCAGCTCGGCGTCGACCTGGACCCCCGGGGCAACGTCGCCCGCGACCAGACCTTCATGACCTCGGTGCCCGGGGTGTTCGTGGCCGGTGACGCCGGGCGCGGCCAGTCGCTCATCGTCTGGGCCATCGCCGAGGGCCGGGCGGCCGCCGCCGGGGTCGACGCCTGGTTGCTGGCTGGTGCCTCCACCCTGCCCCGCCCGATCGAGCCGACCTCCCGGCCGCTCGCCGTCTAG
- a CDS encoding GNAT family N-acetyltransferase, with protein sequence MLKALNEDRAQFSELIGSPVPDGWPEFPEAVGFTLEHLQDAPEADQAWSMQFFVDPATGRLLGSGGFAAPPADRAVEIGYEVAPEFRGHGIGTAAARALLERAVVSGEVDHVVAHTLPGPNPSTGVLVSLGFAHTTDQEDPEVGPVWEWSWTRPLPD encoded by the coding sequence ATGCTGAAAGCCCTGAACGAGGACCGCGCCCAGTTCTCCGAGCTGATCGGCTCGCCCGTCCCGGACGGCTGGCCCGAGTTCCCGGAGGCGGTCGGCTTCACCCTGGAGCACCTCCAGGACGCGCCCGAGGCAGACCAGGCGTGGTCGATGCAGTTCTTCGTGGACCCCGCGACCGGGCGCCTGCTCGGCTCCGGTGGCTTCGCCGCCCCACCGGCCGACCGCGCCGTCGAGATCGGCTACGAGGTGGCCCCCGAGTTCCGTGGCCACGGGATCGGGACCGCCGCTGCCAGGGCCCTGCTCGAGCGTGCCGTCGTCAGCGGCGAGGTCGACCACGTCGTCGCCCACACGCTGCCGGGTCCGAACCCGTCGACGGGAGTGCTCGTGTCGCTGGGCTTCGCACACACCACTGACCAGGAGGACCCCGAGGTCGGCCCCGTCTGGGAGTGGAGCTGGACCCGCCCCCTGCCCGACTAG
- a CDS encoding S8 family serine peptidase yields the protein MRLRRPLAAAAAIAAALGGSTLVGTTTADAGTKASGAKAEYTVVYTAKASRAQAVKAVEANGGRVTGHNDAARTLTVKAPAKGFVLDVAGTRAVVGAARQRAIGKAPEIGVRDRVEREHQLARGHTASKEAAADAGTVAGVTTGDPLDTKLWGMRMIRADQAHAAGALGDQVRVGILDTGVDGDHPDLAANFDEALSRNFVTDMKDIDGETCEFASCVDPVDHDDDGHGTHTAGTVAAALDGFGLSGVAPSATLVNIRGGQDSGYFFLQPVVNALTYAGNAGLDVVNMSFYVDPWLYNCTANPRDSAEAQVEQNTIIAAMTNALNYAHSKGVTLTGSLGNGHDDIGSPRPDTTSPDYPGGGEYTRPIDNATCFDLPVEGPHVIGVSAVGPSGLKADYSNYGIDGDRGVDVAAPGGWFRDGYGTASFRTNENLILSTAPVNALQATGEVDDKGEITELGTENGVIKLCPTGVTAYQDCGYYQYLQGTSMASPHAAGVAALIVGEYGSGSGAAFGLAPDTTKSILLDTAAEHACPSPRMQTYQREGRSGVFNALCTGSVEYNDFYGHGIVDAYAAVTAGS from the coding sequence GTGCGACTCCGCAGACCCCTCGCCGCCGCGGCAGCCATCGCTGCCGCGCTCGGCGGCAGCACGCTCGTCGGCACCACCACGGCCGATGCAGGAACCAAGGCATCCGGCGCGAAGGCCGAATACACGGTCGTCTACACCGCGAAGGCGTCCCGTGCCCAAGCCGTCAAGGCCGTCGAGGCCAATGGCGGTCGGGTCACCGGCCACAACGACGCCGCCCGCACCCTGACCGTCAAGGCGCCGGCCAAGGGCTTCGTGCTCGACGTCGCCGGCACCCGTGCCGTCGTCGGCGCGGCACGGCAGCGAGCGATCGGCAAGGCACCCGAGATCGGCGTCCGGGACCGCGTCGAGAGGGAGCACCAGCTCGCGCGCGGACACACCGCGTCGAAGGAGGCTGCCGCCGACGCCGGAACCGTCGCCGGAGTCACGACCGGCGATCCGCTGGACACCAAGCTGTGGGGGATGCGGATGATCCGCGCTGACCAGGCACACGCCGCCGGCGCGCTCGGCGACCAGGTGCGGGTCGGCATCCTCGACACCGGTGTCGACGGCGACCACCCCGACCTGGCGGCCAACTTCGACGAGGCCCTGTCCCGCAACTTCGTCACCGACATGAAGGACATCGACGGCGAGACCTGCGAGTTCGCCAGCTGCGTCGACCCGGTCGACCATGACGACGACGGGCACGGCACCCACACCGCCGGAACCGTCGCTGCCGCGCTCGACGGCTTCGGGCTGTCCGGCGTCGCACCCAGCGCCACCCTGGTCAACATCCGCGGCGGTCAGGACAGCGGCTACTTCTTCCTGCAGCCGGTCGTCAACGCCCTGACCTACGCCGGGAACGCCGGCCTCGACGTGGTGAACATGTCGTTCTACGTCGACCCGTGGTTGTACAACTGCACGGCCAACCCGCGGGACTCGGCCGAGGCACAGGTCGAGCAGAACACGATCATCGCCGCGATGACCAACGCGTTGAACTACGCCCACAGCAAGGGCGTCACGCTGACCGGCTCGCTGGGCAACGGTCACGACGACATCGGCTCCCCTCGTCCCGACACGACGAGCCCGGACTACCCGGGTGGCGGCGAGTACACCCGGCCGATCGACAACGCCACCTGCTTCGACCTGCCGGTGGAGGGCCCGCACGTCATCGGCGTCTCCGCCGTCGGCCCGTCCGGGCTCAAGGCGGACTACTCCAACTACGGGATCGACGGTGACCGCGGCGTCGACGTCGCCGCCCCCGGCGGTTGGTTCCGCGACGGCTACGGCACCGCGTCGTTCCGCACCAACGAGAACCTGATCCTGTCCACGGCGCCGGTGAACGCGCTGCAGGCCACCGGCGAAGTCGACGACAAGGGCGAGATCACCGAGCTCGGAACCGAGAACGGCGTGATCAAGCTGTGCCCGACGGGTGTGACCGCCTACCAGGACTGCGGCTACTACCAGTACCTGCAGGGCACGTCGATGGCGTCGCCGCACGCAGCGGGTGTCGCCGCGCTGATCGTGGGCGAGTACGGCTCGGGCTCGGGGGCCGCCTTCGGGCTGGCGCCGGACACGACCAAGTCGATCCTGCTCGACACCGCAGCCGAGCACGCGTGCCCGTCGCCGCGGATGCAGACCTACCAGCGGGAGGGTCGCTCGGGTGTCTTCAACGCGCTGTGCACCGGAAGCGTCGAGTACAACGACTTCTACGGTCACGGCATCGTCGACGCCTATGCCGCGGTGACCGCTGGCAGCTAG
- a CDS encoding type 1 glutamine amidotransferase domain-containing protein translates to MASTLKGKTVAFLVAPEGIEQVELTEPWKAVQGAGGTPRLVSTEPGTVQAFNHLDKADTFDVDATADATSAADFDALVLPGGVANPDQLRTQKPAVAFARSFVDAGKPVAAICHAPWTLIEADVVRGRRMTSWPSLQTDLRNAGADWVDEEVVVCEAGASVFVTSRKPDDLKAFCGELVDRFADT, encoded by the coding sequence ATGGCCAGCACGCTCAAGGGCAAGACCGTCGCCTTCCTCGTCGCCCCGGAGGGCATCGAGCAGGTCGAGCTGACCGAACCGTGGAAGGCGGTCCAGGGGGCCGGCGGCACGCCGCGTCTCGTGTCCACCGAGCCGGGCACCGTCCAGGCGTTCAACCACCTCGACAAGGCCGACACGTTCGATGTCGACGCGACCGCGGACGCGACCAGCGCAGCAGACTTCGACGCGCTCGTGCTCCCCGGCGGGGTGGCGAACCCCGACCAGCTGCGGACGCAGAAGCCCGCGGTCGCCTTCGCCAGGTCCTTCGTGGACGCGGGCAAGCCGGTCGCTGCCATCTGCCACGCGCCGTGGACCCTGATCGAGGCCGACGTGGTGCGCGGGCGCCGCATGACGTCGTGGCCCAGCCTGCAGACCGACCTGCGCAACGCCGGCGCGGACTGGGTCGACGAGGAGGTCGTGGTCTGCGAGGCCGGGGCCAGCGTCTTCGTCACGAGCCGGAAGCCGGACGACCTCAAGGCGTTCTGCGGCGAGCTCGTGGACCGGTTCGCCGACACCTGA
- the pyk gene encoding pyruvate kinase produces MRRAKIVCTLGPATSSEERVRALVDAGMDVARLNLSHGDHADHEAVYLRVRRASDASKRGVAVLVDLQGPKIRLGSFGSGPVDLADGDEFTITTDDVPGDSREVSTTYSGLPGDVTVGDRLLIDDGKVALECTRVDGPRVVTRVVEGGRVSDHKGINLPGVAVSVPALSEKDIEDLRWALRLRADLIALSFVRTAADVEDVRRIMDEQGVRLPVLAKIEKPQAVDHLAEIVDAFDGIMVARGDLGVELPLEDVPLVQKRAIALARRAAKPVIVATQMLESMIESSRPTRAEASDVANAVLDGTDALMLSGETSVGKHPIVAVQTMSRIVEKLEADALSWLPPLEGRPRTKGGAITRAAAEVGELLGARFIVAFTQSGDSARRMARLRSPIPLLAFTPVQAVRSQLALVWGVETFLTPKVTHTDAMVRQVDQALLGEGRVREGDLVVIVAGSPPGTSGSTNAMRVHRIGDLSPQPAT; encoded by the coding sequence GTGCGCCGCGCCAAGATCGTCTGCACGCTGGGACCTGCGACCTCCAGCGAGGAACGGGTCCGAGCCCTCGTCGACGCCGGGATGGACGTGGCTCGGCTCAACCTCAGCCACGGCGACCACGCCGACCACGAGGCCGTCTACCTCCGGGTGCGCAGGGCGTCCGACGCGAGCAAGCGTGGCGTCGCCGTCCTCGTCGACCTGCAGGGCCCGAAGATCCGGCTGGGCTCCTTCGGCTCCGGCCCGGTCGACCTCGCCGACGGCGACGAGTTCACCATCACGACCGACGACGTCCCGGGGGACTCCCGCGAGGTCTCGACGACGTACTCCGGTCTGCCCGGCGACGTCACCGTCGGGGACCGCCTGCTCATCGACGACGGCAAGGTGGCGCTCGAGTGCACCCGGGTCGACGGGCCGCGCGTCGTCACCCGGGTCGTCGAGGGCGGCCGGGTCTCCGACCACAAGGGCATCAACCTGCCCGGCGTCGCCGTGTCGGTGCCGGCGCTGTCGGAGAAGGACATCGAGGACCTGCGCTGGGCGCTGCGCCTGCGGGCCGACCTGATCGCCCTGTCGTTCGTCCGGACGGCCGCCGACGTCGAGGACGTGCGGCGGATCATGGACGAGCAGGGCGTCCGGCTGCCGGTGCTCGCCAAGATCGAGAAGCCGCAGGCGGTCGACCACCTGGCCGAGATCGTCGACGCCTTCGACGGCATCATGGTCGCCCGCGGCGACCTCGGCGTGGAGCTGCCGCTCGAGGACGTGCCGCTCGTGCAGAAGCGGGCCATCGCGCTCGCCCGTCGCGCGGCCAAGCCGGTCATCGTCGCGACCCAGATGCTCGAGTCGATGATCGAGTCGTCGCGCCCCACCCGGGCCGAGGCGTCCGACGTCGCCAACGCGGTGCTGGACGGGACCGACGCGCTGATGCTCTCCGGAGAGACCAGTGTGGGCAAGCACCCGATCGTCGCCGTCCAGACGATGTCCCGGATCGTGGAGAAGCTCGAGGCCGACGCGCTGAGCTGGCTGCCTCCGCTGGAGGGCCGGCCGCGCACCAAGGGCGGCGCCATCACCCGTGCGGCCGCCGAGGTTGGCGAGCTGCTCGGGGCGCGGTTCATCGTGGCGTTCACCCAGAGCGGCGACTCGGCGCGACGGATGGCCCGGCTGCGCTCGCCGATCCCGCTGCTGGCCTTCACCCCCGTGCAGGCCGTGCGCAGCCAGCTCGCGCTCGTCTGGGGCGTCGAGACCTTCCTCACCCCCAAGGTGACCCACACCGACGCGATGGTCCGCCAGGTCGACCAGGCCCTGCTCGGCGAGGGCCGGGTGCGCGAAGGCGACCTCGTCGTCATCGTGGCCGGCAGCCCTCCCGGCACGAGCGGCTCGACCAACGCCATGCGGGTGCACCGCATCGGCGACCTGTCGCCGCAGCCCGCGACCTGA
- a CDS encoding DUF456 domain-containing protein, whose product MSSGAELVVLLVMLVGLVGVLVPVLPGLLLVWGAGVAWAWVGGDPGHWAVAGVLTVLLVVGTVTKYVLPARSATGAGAPRQTLVVGAVGAVAGFFVVPVVGLVVGGVAGIYLAERARLRSDAAAWRSTRAVLLGIGLGVLVELVTGALMIAVWGAAAVAF is encoded by the coding sequence ATGTCGTCAGGCGCCGAGCTCGTCGTCCTGCTGGTGATGCTTGTCGGGCTGGTGGGAGTCCTGGTGCCGGTGTTGCCGGGCCTGCTGCTGGTCTGGGGCGCCGGCGTCGCGTGGGCCTGGGTCGGCGGTGACCCGGGGCACTGGGCGGTGGCCGGCGTCCTCACCGTCCTCCTCGTCGTCGGCACGGTCACCAAGTACGTCCTCCCTGCCCGCTCGGCGACCGGTGCCGGGGCCCCGCGGCAAACCCTGGTCGTCGGCGCGGTGGGGGCCGTGGCGGGCTTCTTCGTCGTCCCGGTCGTCGGCCTGGTCGTCGGGGGCGTGGCCGGGATCTACCTGGCGGAGCGGGCCCGGCTGCGGTCCGACGCCGCCGCCTGGCGGTCCACCCGGGCGGTGCTGCTCGGCATCGGCCTCGGCGTGCTCGTCGAGCTGGTGACCGGCGCGCTGATGATCGCGGTCTGGGGCGCGGCCGCCGTCGCCTTCTGA